The Bacillus sp. FJAT-27916 genomic interval CAGAGAAGTGACACGTCTTCGGTGACTGCAGGATGAAAGATTACACGAAAATTCCGCGAATCGCTTAAGTTATCCCAATTGGAACCCAAACTGCCGTCATCAGGGGTGGAGATGAAAAACTGAAGCATCCCTTCTGTCGGTAAGTCAGAAAGAGGCGGGAGATGATCCAATCGATATTGTGCCAAAAAGCGAAGGGGATTCCCTTTTTCATCCACAGGGTGAGGGAAGTCTTTTGGAAGGTAGGGGTATCCCCCGAATTTGCTTTCAAATAAAGCGGGTGTTCCTCTTTGAGTCTGGATGCGAATGAATGGTGTGCGGGATTGTTCAATAGCCTCGCGAAAAGGTTCTAGCACAGGCGGGAGTTGAATGAGCTGAGTCAAAGGGCATTCCTCCATTGGTTCTCTTTCCTTTGATAGGGAGAGGATTATTTTTACCCACATTATACCAAGTGGAAGGGAGGAGAAAGAGAGGAATGAAAATATTCTGAACCTGCCGAGATTCAGATGATGGCTCGGCATAGTTCTCAGATATTTATCGTATTCCATTGGTTACCCTCCATAGTGACAAGTATCACTACATCTTTATTTCAACTTTCAGGATGTTTTATCCCTCTTCCGCTATCTAAACTATACATTTATGTAATCAGCCTTTCATTATATGCAATTAGTACATAACTATAGGATCCGTTTCTCTCGTAAGAATACTAACGGGTATTAATCCTTATTGGATCAATACCCGTCATGTGAACGCAATTTTATGAAATTTTTTAAGGATGGCTCCAAAGGAAGAGAGTTGTCATGACTGCTATTGATGAATGGCCTGGTCGTTGAAGGATATAACGAGAAGATTTTCTGCGATGAATGTAGATTCTCTGAATAACTTAGACAAAGACCATTGTCTGACATGGGAAAGAAATTTATCTCTCACTATTCATTTAGAATCACTCGTACCGGCGGGTGTTTGAAATGTTACTTTTCCCTGTTTCTTTGTAACAACCACTCCAAATAAGCCGCTTATGGATAATAAGATCGATGCTAGAATAAACCCAACTGCTAATGGTGCATGTTCGGTAATCCAACCTGAAAACAACTGAGAGATAGGCACTGCCCCAAAAGATGCGAGCGCAACTATACTCATTGTCCTGCCGAGCTTATTCATTGGAACATGAGCTTGTATTTGTGTAGTCATGATGACACCTGAGATACCATTTAATATACCTACGATACATAAGATAGTTAACACTACCCAAAGAGAAGGAATAGCGATTAGAAATAAGACAGCACCTTGAAATATTTCAAGAAAATAATAGGAACGAATGGTCTTATATTTCCTTTTTACTTTTGAAACAATGACCATTCCTATAAGGGATCCTATACCGAAAGCCGCCATAACGATTCCCACCTGAGAGCTGCCTAGACCTAAACTCTCCTTTGAATAGACGGGTAATATAACCTGCAAGGGTCCGACAACTGCTAGCCCCCCTATTAAATCAACTAATAATAAGGTTCTAAGCCATTTAACGCTCCACACCTGCTGAAACCCTTCTGAAACATCTTTAAGAATGGTTGACTTCTTCATTTTAGGAAGTGTTTGTTTATTAATTTTTATAAACATGCCTGTCAACGAAGCTATAAGATAGGATAGCGCATTGGCAATGAAGACAATAGTGACACCTGAATACGCGATTAACAGACCGGCTAGAGGTGGACCTATAAACATAGCTATCTGCGAGATTGACTGCACCCCAGCATTCGCTCTTTCCAAATCCTTCTCTTCCACAATTGAAGGGACAATTGAACTGAAGGCCGGGTAAAAAAATCCGCTTATCACTCCTGATAAAGAAAGCAAGAAATAGAGAAATGGAAAAGTTAAGGAATCGATCATCATACATACGACTAATATTGCCGTTATGATAAACCGAAATAAATCTGTCGTCCAGATAACGGTTTTAGCGTTTAAACGATCAACCACTACTCCACCCCATAATAAAACAAGAATCCGGGGTACCATTAAACAAAACTGAGACAGGGCTACTTCCATTCCCCCGCCGCCCATTTCAAATATCAGATAAATAATCGCCATCTGTTTAAATCCATCACCAACTGTTGATAACGATTGCCCGAAGAAAAACAAGGAAAAGTTTTTGTTTAAAAGCAAGGAATTCTTTAAAATGTTCATTTTTCATGACCATCAGAAGTAGATTTCCTTTGAGACGCTAGATGAAAAAAGTAACTAAGTGAATAAAGCGAAGTAGCCTCATCCTTTTCATCATTCGTTCGTGATGCCTCTACAATTTCATTGATTGAAGCAAAATGTTCATTGATTAAATCTATTTCTTCTTTATTCAACCAAGCCTGTTGCTGGAAGATTTGCGCAAAAGGAATGACACCCTCATAATAATCAATACTTTCAAGGAGATCTTGATACGTTGCATGAAAAGTAGATTCATAGAGCATATGTTGATCTGCTTTAGATAATTCTAAAGCAGGTGATAATCGAAAAGAACGTGCTGCTGCCATATATTTTTTCTCGATTATCGAACCCTTAACTTCTTCCTTTGTAAGTTGAATAATTCCGGCATTTAAAAGCTCTTTTACATGAAAATGTACTTTTGGTGCCGATTCACCTAGCTCATCGGCAATTTGTTTATTACTTAGCTCTCTAGATGTTAAAACATTCAGAATGCGCTGCCTTAATGGATGTGATAGTGCATGTAGCTGCTCTGCTGTTTCGATAATCATTTCGTATTTCATACTATTTATGCTCTCCCTATTGTTTTAATTGTTGTGAACCGGTGATGAACTAAATCATCAAACTGAGTAGTGATATAACCATACTCATCTTTACATGGCCAAATTAAATACCAGTAAAATCTACAGGACTGCAAACTAACATATATCATTCAGCTTTGAATGTACTACGTCTTAAAGCTTTATATACTCAGACCTCCTTATACGAATATAAAATGAGAACTTCAGGTAAAAATTAATTTATTAATTAATATTTTCTTATCGATAAATTATAATTTATCTAATTCAATTATAATCCCCATTTTCTGTAAATTCAATTTAAATTTACTTTTTTTGTTAAATTTCATCTTTAAGGACGACTCCCCATTGCAAAATGAATGTATCTACGTTACGTTTCTTTTACGCCAAAACAGCCACCTCCAGATAGGAAGTGGCTGTACTTGTTATTTGACTAAACCAGCTAATAGGATGTCAATATCTCTCTGTAAAATTCATTTTTTTATATGCTATACTGTTTTTAGGCATACCAAATGGAAGGTTTTTCTTTATGTGGTTGGATAACCTTTTTAAGCTATATCCAGGAAATGTTCTTTGCCTTTTAATAAAGCATAAATCCAGTGAAGAAGTTTATTAATACAAGCGACAATTGCCACTTTCAAAGGCTTTCCTTCTGAGCGTTTCTTGTCGTAGAACTCTTTGAGCTTTTTATTTCTGGAACTCCTTATTCCACATAATACAGCTAGATATAAGCTGTGTCTTAGCCTGCTGGAACCCCGTTTCGTTATATGATTCGTCGTAGCTGTAAACTTCCCAGAGGAATGTACACTGGGATCAATTCCAGCGTAGGCAACTAGTTTCTTAGGATGATTAAACCGATCAATTTCACCGATTTCAGAAATAATCGTGGCAGCGATTTTTTCTCCAATCCCAGGTATTGATTGGATAATCTTATATTCTTCTATTTCATTTGCCAGGGATATCATTTGGTTCTCCAATTCCGACAGATGTCCTTGGTAATGAAATAAGATGTCTATATACATATTAAGATTGATGAGATGGCTTTGATACATCACCTTTTGAAAAGGATTTTGAGTAGCTGAATGGATCAATTTCCTTGCTTTCTCTCTTGCCCACTGAATAGAACGAGTTGGACAATACCCTTTTATTCGTTCCGCCAGGTCCTCTTCATCCGCCTCTAGAATCTTCTCCGAAGTTGGATATTCTCTTAATATTGATAAGGATACTTTTGAAAAAAGATCTCCAAATACCTTTCTGTATTCAGGAAAAGTCTGATCTAAAATCGTGTGAAATTGCAGTTTTGCTTCCACATACATATTCGTCACGATCTCCTGTTGCCTAGAAAGGTTACGCAGGTTCATCAGTTGAATTCCCCTCAATTTATAAGGTTCAAAATCCTCTTTGTAATAAAGGACACATAACTGATAGGCATCAAATGCATCTGTTTTTACTTTTCTTAAACTGGATTTCTTTGCTTGGTGAGAAATGATAGGGTTCAACAGAATATAAAGTACATCATTCTCTTCTAAGCATTGAATAACAGGAGTATGATAATGCCCCGTTGATTCCAATATAACCACCGGCCTGTGTGTGACCTGTCATTGATTTAATTTCCTCTAAAAAACCTATAAAACCATCTAATTCTTCACGATTATGCTTAATTGAAAAGCTCTTTCCATAAGGCTTTCCTTTATCTAAAAAAGCCTGTACTTCACTTACTTCTTTAGCTACGTCTATACCCACAACCGGGTTCATTCTTTCTCCTCCTATTGCGTATTCACCAGTAACCCCTAATACCTCAAGTAGTATTATATCTTCGCTTGTTATACGAGATCTAAGTCCCAACCAGCCTCAAACATATTTCTACTAGTAGGGGGTGAACAGTTTAGTCGACGGGATCAATGTCCCACGCCCCCGTACGTTCTACCCTGGCTACTGATAGAATAAATCCATATAAAAAAAGTTCAACCAGAAAGATCTGGCTGAACTCTATAATACGAACGCCCCTGATAGTTTAAGTACAATTATTCACAAACTTAATTTATGTAAGTTAGCAATTTGAACTATATTTTGAATAACTTGATTAACTTCCTCGTTATTTTTAATTACAAATAAATGATCTGCTTCACCTTCTACTGGGTCTACAATATCTTCTTTTAAAGATTCTACCTGTTGTTTAACAAGTACATCCTTAAAGTTTGAATACGCACCCCTAAATATATTTGTACTTCTTTTGCTTAGAGTTATTCGTTCCTCAAGAACTTCATCAGGAATATCAAAATGAACCAAAATGCGAACAAACTCATCTGTATTAAACAATTCTTCAAGTAAAAACAATCGTCCACTTCGACTTCTATTTGAGTTGCTAATAATAAAGTGAAGATGAGTATTTTCTTTGGCATAATCGACAATTAATTTTGAAATAGAGTGCTTAAGAGTATTAGGTCCTCGTTTTGGTTGTAAGATCTTATAGTAAGAATTAATAAATTCAGCGTTGTTATCTTGGTCCATTACAAAAGAGTTATTTAGCTGTTTCTCTAATGCCTTCGCAAATGTAGTTTTGCCAGAGTGGGTTTTACCCACTGTTATAATTACTAACCTTTTCATAACATCGACTCCTGCCAACAAAATTCTAGAAAAAGGATATAACCCTTTATTTTCTCTTGTTAAACTACTCGTAGCAATAGGTAAGCGTTTGAAGTTATCTCCGGCTTTTCCCNNNNNNNNNNNNNNNNNNNNNNNNNNNNNNNNNNNNNNNNNNNNNNNNNNNNNNNNNNNNNNNNNNNNNNNNNNNNNNNNNNNNNNNNNNNNNNNNNNNNNNNNNNNNNNNNNNNNNNNNNNNNNNNNNNNNNNNNNNNNNNNNNNNNNNNNNNNNNNNNNNNNNNNNNNNNNNNNNNNNNNNNNNNNNNNNNNNNNNNNNNNNNNNNNNNNNNNNNNNNNNNNNNNNNNNNNNNNNNNNNNNNNNNNNNNNNNNNNNNNNNNNNNNNNNNNNNNNNNNNNNNNNNNNNNNNNNNNNNNNNNNNNNNNNNNNNNNNNNNNNNNNNNNNNNNNNNNNNNNNNNNNNNNNNNNNNNNNNNNNNNNNNNNNNNNNNNNNNNNNNNNNNNNNNNNNNNNNNNNNNNNNNNNNNNNNNNNNNNNNNNNNNNNNNNNNNNNNNNNNNNNNNNNNNNNNNNNNNNNNNNNNNNNNNNNNNNNNNNNNNNNNNNNNNNNNNNNNNNNNNNNNNNNNNNNNNNNNNNNNNNNNNNNNNNNNNNNNNNNNNNNNNNNNNNNNNNNNNNNNNNNNNNNNNNNNNNNNNNNNNNNNNNNNNNNNNNNNNNNNNNNNNNNNNNNNNNNNNNNNNNNNNNNNNNNNNNNNNNNNNNNNNNNNNNNNNNNNNNNNNNNNNNNNNNNNNNNNNNNNNNNNNNNNNNNNNNNNNNNNNNNNNNNNNNNNNNNNNNNNNNNNNNNNNNNNNNNNNNNNNNNNNNNNNNNNNNNNNNNNNNNNNNNNNNNNNNNNNNNNNNNNNNNNNNNNNNNNNNNNNNNNNNNNNNNNNNNNNNNNNNNNNNNNNNNNNNNNNNNNNNNNNNNNNNNNNNNNNNNNNNNNNNNNNNNNNNNNNNNNNNNNNNNNNNNNNNNNNNNNNNNNNNNNNNNNNNNNNNNNNNNNNNNNNNNNNNNNNNNNNNNNNNNNNNNNNNNNNNNNNNNNNNNNNNNNNNNNNNNNNNNNNNNNNNNNNNNNNNNNNNNNNNNNNNNNNNNNNNNNNNNNNNNNNNNNNNNNNNNNNNNNNNNNNNNNNNNNNNNNNNNNNNNNNNNNNNNNNNNNNNNNNNNNNNNNNNNNNNNNNNNNNNNNNNNNNNNNNNNNNNNNNNNNNNNNNNNNNNNNNNNNNNNNNNNNNNNNNNNNNNNNNNNNNNNNNNNNNNNNNNNNNNNNNNNNNNNNNNNNNNNNNNNNNNNNNNNNNNNNNNNNNNNNNNNNNNNNNNNNNNNNNNNNNNACGTAGGTGCTTCCTGTAAGCCTGTGAGCTGGATACCGCCATTGTTCGATATAACGTGTTTCAGAGGGGCAATTTTTACTCCACATCACTCACACCACCGTAAGGGTGGTACAATAGTTTCCTATTGTTCAAAACTCTAGACCTGTACATTCGGAAGTTCGTCCGTTCTTTGTGTAAGAAAATTCTCACCTTATTTAGTTTTTCAGCCATCCGGCATATCCATTGGCATACCTTTATCCTGAAAGGAATGGCTTTAGCCTTTGTTCTGCCGACTTCACCTGAGCTTCATACCCCATAATCTGTCCATTATGACGCATGCAGGAGTATCAATGGGATAGTTTCAAAATACATGGTTTTATCATTCCTATCCTCGGTTATAAAGTTAGAGTTTCTGTGGAAATTCCTCGTCTTTCGCACCGGAGTGCTTATAACAAAACTTGTCGCGCTGCCCCGTTTCTTCCATAAGAAGTTCAACATAAAAAGGCATTAATCCTGCTTGGGTCAACGCCCCCCGTTTTTTTAAGTATATTTTTTAAAACATACAAGTTTTCACAAATTGATATTAAAAGATTTTAATAAATTATCCACAATTTCTGCACTACCGTCTTGGAACATAAATAAAGAGAAAGTAATCATACAAACTCCTAATAACAACAGAGTCAGTTTTTTTACCGCATTTATTGAACGTTTTATAAAAGCCATAGCCATTAAAAAGATACCTATAAATAATATGAGGAAATACCAGAATCCCATAAAATCGACCTCCTTCCTCATCAATTATCCTTTACTTAAAATACCTTGTTATTTACTATTCTAGAGTTGATGAAGGAAATCCTTCTTCCGCTAAACTGCCCCTTTAGTAAAAACGCCTGCTCATATATCTCAATCACCACACTAATTTAAGGCTATACCATTTACGCAGTTGATTGATATGAGCTTGGTGATATCTACTATGATCGGCTATATGCCAAATCCCCCATTGGATTGTTGCTTGGTTTCCATTTTCATAATTAACTATATGATTTAATTGTTTATCTGTTAGCTGATAACATAAATTCCTAATCATATTTACAACATCATCATATTGATTAATGATTACCTCCAAAGAAATGCCTTTGATTAACGGTAATTGGCCATTTTCATCTAACATTGGACCCAATTTTTCTTCATATTCTTTGGGTATCATTTCTCCCTTTATTCTAAATACCCAGCTTAGGTCAACATAAGATAAATGCTTTAGCAATTGGGCTGTGCTGTTGTATTTCTGATTAGGACCCTTGTAATCTAATTCTTCTTGCGACATACCAGCAACAATGGATTTTAACCGTTTATAATTTTCATCTACCATTGCGTAAAGCATTCCTATAACTGGTTCCATTTTATGTTCGCCTTTTAAGTCTAAAATCATCACAGTTCCCCCTTGTTCCTATATAAAACATAGGAAGATCAAGTGCCTATTGGTAGATAATTCTTCATTTTAAAACCAAAATCCTTCTTCCGCTAAACTGCCCTTTTCTTCCATAAGGAGTTCAACATAAAAGAACATGAATCCTTCTTAGATCAACGCCTCATTAGATGATTACGCATTACTATCCCAACTTATATTCGTTTGGAGCAACAATGCAGTCATGTCGCTTGCGAATTGGGAAGGCTAAACCTCATTGTAGTCGTGTATGACAGTAAGACGTATTGGTACCCAACCCGGATAAATGCTTGTCATGGCATCTTGGAAAAAGAAATCGAAAACGGCCTCATACCGATAACATATGGATAACCGGACCGACATCCCGAAAAGGGATGTCGGTCTTTTTTTCGCTTATGCGGTTATACTGAGGAAAAACCGACTAATGTAACGGAGAGGAGTAACTGAATATGACCAATTCACAAATCAACAGGAAATACCTGCACGAAATCAATGAGCTCCTGGAACAATCCAGCCATGGCAAGGTTCGAGTTGGGAACATCCTATATTTCTCAACCAGAGCAATCGATGCGAACATGGAGATTAGGGATAAATCCCCTAAATATTATCGACGATGGGTTTCAGTCATTTTCATACTTTTTCGCTAGCACCACCGTTAAGATTGGAATGATGATATTAATCAATGAAAACAGTAGCCCAATCATACACCAGAGTAACGGTACTTTTAGTATAACGAGTAGTGAATATCCGCCAATTACACCAGCAAAGATTGCTATCATGACCCACAGTAATACTTCCTTTAAGAAATGTTTTAAAATAGTGGATTTAGTCCACCCAATCGTGTGATACATATTGAATTCATCTTTTCTTTTTAAAATCAATGAATGAACACCTTCTATCATACTCACAACGGTTAATATAATGGTCATAGCAACGATAGTCATTTGTATGGTCAATGTTTGATTGTTGATGAATTGGCCCATGGTCGTGTTATCCATTTCAGATATTGTTTCCCCGATGATAGCCATCTGTACAATTAAGAGGAAAGTAGAAGTAAATAAGGTCAACATGGTCGGTGCAATGATGGATAGATAATGCCTAATGCTTGAAAAGTTTTTATACGCTTCCAATCGTACTCGAGATTTCTCCTCTCTTGCCAACACTCCATATGTGATGACTAACGAAAACAGGAAGAGTCCCATTGCGTATAGAAACGCATAGCTTTTTTCAAAAACGAAGAACAACAATATAAAAGCTGTTAAGAAAGCAAGACTTTGCAAAATTACTTGCTCTGAATAGTTCCGTTGGAGTATTTTCTTTGGAGACCAACCTATGAGGAACAATGTTTGGTTCTCTGCCTTTAAAATATTTTTTTCAAAGACTAAACGAGCCATCAGCCAAGATAGGCCAAATAGAAAGAATAGTGATAAGGCGACATTAATGGTCTTATTCCAACTGGTTTCTATTGCTTGAGCTACACCCAGGGTTGTCCACGGCTCTGTCACTTGTCCGATACCTTCAACCTCCAATTGTTGCTCCTTGAATGATGAACCTGCGACAATATCCACTTCATAGCCTGCCTCCAACAAATCTTTCGCTACATTCTCTATTTTTGCTTGTGCGGAGGCATCATATTTCGTGATTTCATCAATACGAATCCGAATGGCGTCAATTGGTTTATCTCCCTTAACGAGTTCAGCAGAATCCAATGTTGTGACTCCGCTGCTAGGTGCAGGAACAAAGCTGCCTGGGACTGATGTCGGAGTCAATGACTCTCCCTTGGATGTGGTCGTCGTGCTAGTTGAATAAATACCCAAAGGACTGGAAGCTAATTGTCCTTTCTTCTCGCTTGCCGTGAATTCACCCGTTTGCAAGATCATGAATGGAACTTCATCAGATTCTTCTAGACCAGCCCCTTTTTGTACCACTTCTTTATAGGAAGGGGGATTCCCTTCTTGAACCTTTTCAACCTGAATTTGTTCGCCTTTGAACTTGTAATCAATTTTCTGGGCTGTATAGTATTGAGAGGTGTTAAAGCTATACATAGACCCATTGGACGTCTCCACCTTAAAATCATCTCTAATCTTCATGGCTACACTCTCAAAAGGTCTTTGGAATATAGAAAGGTCAAAGTCAAAATCCTTTCTGTCTGAACCAGGCTCCTTATTTAACTCTTCTACGACCTTCCCCAATTCATCTTTTTTTTCATACGCATTCAATAGTATCTGCTCATCCGTTAAGCCTAGTTTTTTCTTATAATCTGCAAGGCTAACATCCAATTTCTCTACCGAAAGTTCCATATGAATTTGATTGTCAATTTCACTTCTCTGTAAAACCTTGATAACAGGTGGATTATTGTAATTCTGTCTCATTTGGCTGAACAAAGAAAATTTAGGGTCATCTAGGTCAGCATATAAATCTGAAAAATCTATCCCGGTTAATTGTTTCTCGCTTTCTGGGTCAATAGCTGTCAATAAATGATAGCTAGGGGGCAGGACAACATACATGCTTTTGCCCGCCAACATATCCTGTCCTTGTGGATACCAGACATATTCGAGGTTATCTGGCTTGGAATTATCGAAATAGGTTAGGATTTGTTTCTCTCCTAATGGGTATTTATTTAGCCCATCCGATGTGTAGAATTGCCATTTGAATCGAGCTGGATGTTCCAAAGGAGGCAATATAATGGACGCTTGCCTTCCGGTGAAGTATCCAAGAGAGGCAACAGGGGCGGCCACTTCAATATCAGGATTATCCTTGATTTCCTCCCATTCGGATATGGAGATTCCACCTTTGCCGTCTCCAACATAATTTTCTTCCACAATCCCGATTGTCTTTTCAATCTCGGTTCGTGAGTCAGATGGTCGCAGCAAAATGTCATAGCTTCCTCTGCCGTGCTTTTCTAGTGTATTTTTTACTGAAACTTGTGACTGAAGGGTGTACTGGGAACCAAGCGGAATGAGGAAGAATATGCTCAAAAAGGCAATAACCATGATGAGCGAAATGATTTTCCTGTTTAGTATTCGGCTGATGATGAGTCTAATCATAGATGAATCATCTCTTCTTTCGTTAACAGCCCCTCATTTAGACGATATACACAATCCCCTTTTTCGGCGACCTCAAGGTCATGGGTGACACAAATGATTGTGGTTCCACGCTTTTGTATGTTTAATAGCAATTCGATGATTCGATCTCGATTCTTTGTATCCAAATTCCCTGTAGGTTCATCACATAATATAATCTCAGGATCGCCAATTATTGACCTTGCAATAGCAACCCTTTGCTTTTCTCCTCCTGACAGACTATCGGGCAGCCGATTGTGCAGGGAT includes:
- a CDS encoding MFS transporter; the protein is MNILKNSLLLNKNFSLFFFGQSLSTVGDGFKQMAIIYLIFEMGGGGMEVALSQFCLMVPRILVLLWGGVVVDRLNAKTVIWTTDLFRFIITAILVVCMMIDSLTFPFLYFLLSLSGVISGFFYPAFSSIVPSIVEEKDLERANAGVQSISQIAMFIGPPLAGLLIAYSGVTIVFIANALSYLIASLTGMFIKINKQTLPKMKKSTILKDVSEGFQQVWSVKWLRTLLLVDLIGGLAVVGPLQVILPVYSKESLGLGSSQVGIVMAAFGIGSLIGMVIVSKVKRKYKTIRSYYFLEIFQGAVLFLIAIPSLWVVLTILCIVGILNGISGVIMTTQIQAHVPMNKLGRTMSIVALASFGAVPISQLFSGWITEHAPLAVGFILASILLSISGLFGVVVTKKQGKVTFQTPAGTSDSK
- a CDS encoding ArsR/SmtB family transcription factor: MKYEMIIETAEQLHALSHPLRQRILNVLTSRELSNKQIADELGESAPKVHFHVKELLNAGIIQLTKEEVKGSIIEKKYMAAARSFRLSPALELSKADQHMLYESTFHATYQDLLESIDYYEGVIPFAQIFQQQAWLNKEEIDLINEHFASINEIVEASRTNDEKDEATSLYSLSYFFHLASQRKSTSDGHEK
- a CDS encoding ATP-binding protein → MKRLVIITVGKTHSGKTTFAKALEKQLNNSFVMDQDNNAEFINSYYKILQPKRGPNTLKHSISKLIVDYAKENTHLHFIISNSNRSRSGRLFLLEELFNTDEFVRILVHFDIPDEVLEERITLSKRSTNIFRGAYSNFKDVLVKQQVESLKEDIVDPVEGEADHLFVIKNNEEVNQVIQNIVQIANLHKLSL
- a CDS encoding DinB family protein: MILDLKGEHKMEPVIGMLYAMVDENYKRLKSIVAGMSQEELDYKGPNQKYNSTAQLLKHLSYVDLSWVFRIKGEMIPKEYEEKLGPMLDENGQLPLIKGISLEVIINQYDDVVNMIRNLCYQLTDKQLNHIVNYENGNQATIQWGIWHIADHSRYHQAHINQLRKWYSLKLVW
- a CDS encoding ABC transporter permease; the protein is MIRLIISRILNRKIISLIMVIAFLSIFFLIPLGSQYTLQSQVSVKNTLEKHGRGSYDILLRPSDSRTEIEKTIGIVEENYVGDGKGGISISEWEEIKDNPDIEVAAPVASLGYFTGRQASIILPPLEHPARFKWQFYTSDGLNKYPLGEKQILTYFDNSKPDNLEYVWYPQGQDMLAGKSMYVVLPPSYHLLTAIDPESEKQLTGIDFSDLYADLDDPKFSLFSQMRQNYNNPPVIKVLQRSEIDNQIHMELSVEKLDVSLADYKKKLGLTDEQILLNAYEKKDELGKVVEELNKEPGSDRKDFDFDLSIFQRPFESVAMKIRDDFKVETSNGSMYSFNTSQYYTAQKIDYKFKGEQIQVEKVQEGNPPSYKEVVQKGAGLEESDEVPFMILQTGEFTASEKKGQLASSPLGIYSTSTTTTSKGESLTPTSVPGSFVPAPSSGVTTLDSAELVKGDKPIDAIRIRIDEITKYDASAQAKIENVAKDLLEAGYEVDIVAGSSFKEQQLEVEGIGQVTEPWTTLGVAQAIETSWNKTINVALSLFFLFGLSWLMARLVFEKNILKAENQTLFLIGWSPKKILQRNYSEQVILQSLAFLTAFILLFFVFEKSYAFLYAMGLFLFSLVITYGVLAREEKSRVRLEAYKNFSSIRHYLSIIAPTMLTLFTSTFLLIVQMAIIGETISEMDNTTMGQFINNQTLTIQMTIVAMTIILTVVSMIEGVHSLILKRKDEFNMYHTIGWTKSTILKHFLKEVLLWVMIAIFAGVIGGYSLLVILKVPLLWCMIGLLFSLINIIIPILTVVLAKKYEND